A stretch of the Dyella telluris genome encodes the following:
- the aroA gene encoding 3-phosphoshikimate 1-carboxyvinyltransferase: MTRLDWTSHHARALKGSLRVPGDKSVSHRALMLGALAEGTSHIRGFLEGEDTRATAAVLQQLGVRIDAPADGERVVHGVGLHGLRGTTALLDCGNAGTGMRLLAGLLAGQAFDSTLVGDESLSRRPMRRVTDPLARMGAKIDTQEGLPPLQVRGGQALQGISYTLPVASAQVKSALLLAGLYAQGETEVIEPHPTRDYTERMLAAFGWPIDFAPGRARLSGGHTLRATDVDVPADFSSAAFFLVAGSIVPGSELRLQAVGLNPRRTGLLQALRLMGADIRVENERESGGEPVGDLLVRHAPLHGIELPEVLVPDMIDEFPALFVAAMAATGKTVVRGAAELRVKESDRLATMATGLRALGAHIDEVPDGATIQGGPLSGGAIESHGDHRIAMSFAVAGLIANGAVRINDCDNVATSFPGFLELANGCGFDLRSA, translated from the coding sequence GTGACCCGACTCGACTGGACCAGTCACCACGCCCGCGCGCTCAAGGGCAGCCTGCGCGTGCCCGGCGATAAATCCGTTTCTCACCGCGCGCTCATGCTTGGCGCGCTGGCGGAAGGTACGTCGCACATTCGCGGCTTCCTGGAAGGCGAAGACACCCGTGCAACGGCCGCCGTGCTGCAGCAGCTGGGCGTGCGCATCGATGCACCCGCCGACGGCGAGCGCGTGGTGCATGGCGTGGGCCTGCATGGCCTGCGCGGCACGACGGCCTTGCTCGACTGCGGCAACGCCGGCACGGGCATGCGCCTGCTGGCCGGTCTGCTGGCCGGACAGGCGTTCGACAGCACGCTGGTGGGCGATGAGTCCCTGTCCCGTCGGCCGATGCGCCGCGTGACCGATCCGCTGGCCCGCATGGGGGCGAAGATCGACACGCAGGAAGGCCTGCCGCCGCTGCAGGTGCGCGGGGGCCAGGCGCTTCAGGGCATCAGCTATACGCTGCCGGTGGCCAGCGCGCAGGTGAAGTCGGCACTGCTGCTGGCAGGCCTTTACGCGCAAGGTGAGACGGAAGTGATCGAGCCGCACCCCACGCGCGATTACACCGAGCGCATGCTGGCTGCCTTCGGTTGGCCGATTGATTTTGCGCCGGGCCGTGCACGCCTCAGCGGCGGACACACGCTGCGCGCCACGGATGTGGATGTGCCGGCCGATTTCTCTTCTGCCGCATTCTTCCTGGTGGCCGGCAGCATCGTGCCGGGTTCCGAACTGCGGCTGCAGGCGGTCGGGCTCAATCCCCGTCGCACCGGTCTGCTGCAGGCGCTGCGCCTGATGGGTGCGGATATCCGCGTGGAGAACGAACGCGAGAGCGGCGGCGAGCCGGTGGGCGATCTGCTGGTGCGACATGCGCCCCTGCATGGCATCGAGCTGCCGGAGGTGCTGGTGCCGGACATGATCGACGAATTCCCCGCCTTGTTCGTCGCCGCCATGGCCGCCACCGGCAAGACCGTGGTGCGCGGTGCAGCCGAGCTGCGCGTGAAGGAGTCCGATCGCCTGGCCACCATGGCGACCGGCCTGCGCGCGCTGGGTGCGCACATCGACGAAGTGCCCGATGGCGCGACCATCCAAGGTGGACCGCTCAGCGGCGGAGCCATCGAAAGCCATGGTGATCACCGCATTGCGATGAGCTTCGCCGTGGCAGGGCTCATTGCCAACGGCGCGGTGCGCATCAACGACTGCGACAACGTGGCGACCTCGTTCCCGGGGTTCCTGGAACTGGCCAACGGTTGCGGCTTCGACCTCCGGTCCGCCTGA
- the kdsB gene encoding 3-deoxy-manno-octulosonate cytidylyltransferase, protein MSVATPSFIVAIPARYGSTRLPAKPLREIAGVPMVVRVAQRALEAGASQVVVATDDQRIVDALQGQGVDVCMTRADHASGSDRLAECAEHYGWADDAIVVNLQGDEPFAPAAGIREVARALAEDDAPMATLATPIADAHELFDPNVVKLVRSAQGRALYFSRAPAPWARDAFALDRDVLPESVPFLRHIGIYAYRAGFLKRYATLSRTPLEQAESLEQLRVLEHGFAIAARLTPEPFPPGIDTEGDLARAERWLAGA, encoded by the coding sequence ATGTCCGTCGCCACGCCTTCCTTCATCGTCGCCATTCCGGCGCGTTACGGTTCCACCCGTCTGCCGGCCAAGCCGCTGCGCGAGATCGCCGGCGTTCCCATGGTGGTGCGCGTTGCTCAGCGCGCGCTGGAAGCGGGGGCCTCGCAGGTGGTCGTGGCCACCGACGATCAGCGCATCGTCGATGCGTTGCAAGGGCAGGGTGTGGATGTCTGCATGACGCGCGCCGATCACGCCTCGGGCAGCGATCGCCTGGCCGAGTGCGCCGAGCACTATGGCTGGGCCGACGATGCCATCGTGGTGAACCTGCAGGGCGATGAGCCGTTCGCGCCGGCGGCCGGTATTCGCGAAGTGGCGCGGGCGCTGGCCGAGGACGACGCGCCCATGGCCACGCTGGCCACGCCCATTGCCGACGCGCACGAGCTGTTCGATCCGAATGTGGTGAAGCTGGTGCGTTCGGCGCAGGGGCGTGCGCTCTACTTCAGTCGTGCGCCGGCACCCTGGGCGCGCGATGCCTTTGCGCTGGATCGCGATGTGCTTCCGGAAAGCGTGCCGTTCCTGCGTCACATCGGCATCTATGCGTACCGTGCGGGTTTCCTTAAGCGCTATGCAACGCTGAGCCGTACGCCGCTGGAGCAGGCCGAATCGCTGGAGCAGTTGCGCGTGCTGGAGCACGGCTTTGCCATTGCCGCGCGCCTGACACCGGAGCCGTTTCCGCCCGGCATCGATACCGAGGGTGACCTGGCGCGTGCGGAGCGCTGGCTGGCCGGCGCCTGA
- a CDS encoding energy transducer TonB — MNSKLIMLAACTAALILGQSALAATGAQDAPAPASSAASHGGGTQADTPASVDDDRPQPAPRYSATMKNDGGTGTVVVMVQVGADGKAKSYHVMMSSGAKSLDDEAVRTVKKWSYKPAIKNGVPTDGYVQVPVTFNK, encoded by the coding sequence GTGAATAGCAAGCTGATCATGCTGGCGGCCTGCACCGCCGCGCTTATCCTTGGCCAGTCCGCACTGGCTGCCACCGGTGCACAGGACGCACCCGCACCGGCATCGTCCGCCGCAAGCCACGGTGGTGGCACGCAGGCCGACACCCCGGCCAGCGTTGACGACGACCGCCCCCAGCCCGCACCGCGCTATTCGGCAACGATGAAAAATGACGGCGGCACCGGCACCGTGGTGGTGATGGTGCAGGTCGGTGCGGATGGCAAGGCCAAGTCGTACCACGTGATGATGTCTTCCGGCGCCAAGTCGCTGGACGACGAAGCGGTACGCACCGTGAAAAAATGGTCGTACAAGCCGGCCATCAAGAACGGCGTGCCGACGGACGGCTACGTGCAGGTCCCGGTCACGTTCAACAAATAG
- a CDS encoding low molecular weight protein-tyrosine-phosphatase, with protein MKTSEKPSILFVCLGNICRSPLVEAVARQRTAEAGLVLTLASCGTGNWHVGKGADPRMVRAAAEAGYDLAPHRARQARTADFEDFDWVLAMDQDNLETLEGMRRGRGVEPALFLPWAGVAAPEEFPDPYFGGMEGFHRAVALAEQGVDGLIARLSGR; from the coding sequence ATGAAAACCAGTGAAAAGCCGTCCATTCTGTTCGTGTGCCTGGGCAACATCTGCCGCTCACCTCTGGTCGAGGCGGTGGCGCGCCAGCGCACAGCGGAGGCGGGGCTTGTGTTGACGCTGGCCTCCTGCGGCACGGGCAACTGGCACGTGGGCAAGGGCGCGGATCCGCGCATGGTGCGTGCAGCGGCCGAGGCGGGCTATGACCTCGCCCCTCACCGGGCGCGCCAGGCACGCACCGCCGATTTCGAGGACTTCGACTGGGTGCTGGCGATGGACCAGGACAATCTCGAAACGCTGGAGGGCATGCGGCGTGGCCGCGGCGTCGAGCCTGCCCTGTTCCTGCCCTGGGCCGGCGTGGCGGCACCGGAGGAATTCCCCGATCCGTACTTCGGTGGCATGGAAGGCTTTCACCGCGCCGTGGCGCTGGCGGAGCAGGGTGTGGATGGCCTGATCGCCCGCCTGTCGGGCCGGTGA
- the uvrC gene encoding excinuclease ABC subunit UvrC, giving the protein MQSTPPPQAFDGKAFVKTLSTSPGVYRYFDEDDDLLYVGKAGNLKKRVGSYFLKPRMEPRIAAMVSQIARVEITITRTEGEALLLESQLIKSLKPRYNILLRDDKSYPYIFLSGGEDYPRLAFHRGARNMRGRYFGPYPSTFAVRESLNLMQKLFKVRQCEDSYFKNRSRPCLQHQIGRCTAPCVQLITVDDYRNDVRHAEMFLEGRSSAVIDELAGQMEQASKSLEFERAASFRDQVAALRKLQAEHHVQGASADMDVLACRIESAMACVSVLFFRNGISLGTRDFFPRLPLDAEPADVLEQFIAQYYLDRPVPRELILGETLPNQQILGDMLAQQSGHAVELKSSVRGERARFLQMAERNAQASLTARLASRQTLGARFDDLQKLLELGEPPRRIECFDISHTQGELTVASCVVFGPEGPEKSHYRRFNITGITGGDDYAAMHQALTRRFRKVAEGEGAKPDVLLIDGGSGQVAQALDVLRELGVTGIHVVGVAKGPGRRAGEETLVLADSGRELHPGPASPALHLVAAVRDEAHRFAITGHRKRREKARERSVLEDVPGVGARRRSALLKAFGGLAGVEAAGVEELTRVKGIDRGLAERIYAALHG; this is encoded by the coding sequence ATGCAGTCCACACCGCCGCCGCAAGCCTTCGACGGCAAGGCTTTCGTCAAAACCCTGAGTACCTCGCCTGGCGTCTATCGTTATTTCGACGAGGACGACGACCTGCTGTACGTGGGCAAGGCCGGCAACCTGAAAAAGCGGGTCGGCAGCTACTTCCTCAAGCCGCGCATGGAACCGCGCATCGCGGCGATGGTGTCGCAGATCGCGCGCGTCGAGATCACCATCACGCGCACCGAAGGCGAGGCACTGCTGCTGGAATCGCAGCTGATCAAGTCGCTCAAGCCGCGCTACAACATCCTGCTGCGTGACGACAAAAGCTACCCGTACATTTTCCTGTCGGGTGGCGAGGATTATCCGCGGCTGGCTTTCCATCGCGGTGCGCGCAACATGCGGGGGAGGTACTTCGGGCCGTATCCCAGCACCTTCGCCGTGCGCGAAAGCCTCAACCTGATGCAGAAGCTGTTCAAGGTGCGCCAGTGCGAGGACAGCTATTTCAAGAACCGCTCGCGCCCCTGCCTGCAGCATCAGATCGGCCGCTGCACGGCGCCGTGCGTGCAGCTGATCACCGTGGACGATTACCGCAACGACGTGCGTCACGCGGAGATGTTCCTGGAAGGCCGCAGCAGCGCGGTGATCGATGAACTCGCCGGCCAGATGGAGCAGGCCAGCAAATCGCTGGAATTCGAGCGCGCTGCCTCGTTCCGTGACCAGGTGGCCGCGCTGCGCAAGCTGCAGGCCGAACATCACGTGCAGGGCGCCAGCGCCGACATGGACGTGCTGGCCTGTCGCATCGAGTCGGCCATGGCCTGCGTGAGCGTGCTGTTCTTCCGCAACGGCATCAGCCTGGGCACGCGCGACTTTTTCCCGCGCCTGCCGCTGGATGCCGAGCCGGCCGATGTGCTGGAGCAGTTCATCGCGCAGTACTACCTGGATCGCCCCGTGCCGCGTGAGCTGATCCTGGGCGAAACGCTGCCGAACCAGCAGATCCTTGGCGACATGCTGGCGCAGCAGTCCGGGCACGCGGTGGAACTGAAATCGAGCGTGCGCGGCGAGCGCGCGCGCTTTCTGCAGATGGCCGAGCGCAATGCGCAGGCGTCGCTCACGGCCAGGCTGGCCAGCCGGCAGACGCTGGGCGCGCGCTTCGACGACCTGCAGAAACTGCTGGAGCTGGGCGAACCGCCGCGCCGCATCGAGTGCTTCGACATCAGCCACACGCAGGGCGAGCTCACCGTGGCGTCATGCGTGGTGTTCGGACCGGAAGGACCGGAGAAATCACATTACCGGCGCTTCAACATCACCGGCATCACCGGCGGCGACGACTATGCCGCCATGCACCAGGCCCTGACCCGGCGCTTCCGCAAGGTGGCCGAGGGCGAGGGCGCCAAACCCGATGTGCTGCTGATCGACGGCGGCAGCGGGCAGGTGGCGCAGGCGCTGGATGTGCTGCGCGAGCTGGGCGTTACCGGCATCCACGTGGTGGGCGTGGCCAAGGGGCCGGGCCGTCGCGCGGGTGAGGAAACGCTGGTGCTGGCCGATTCCGGGCGCGAACTGCATCCGGGGCCCGCCTCGCCGGCACTGCACCTGGTGGCGGCAGTGCGCGACGAGGCTCACCGCTTTGCCATTACCGGCCATCGCAAGCGGCGCGAGAAGGCGCGTGAACGCAGCGTGCTCGAGGATGTCCCTGGCGTCGGTGCGCGTCGTCGTTCCGCCTTGCTGAAGGCCTTTGGCGGCCTGGCCGGGGTGGAAGCCGCAGGCGTGGAAGAACTGACCCGCGTGAAGGGGATTGATCGCGGGCTGGCCGAACGCATTTATGCTGCACTACATGGCTGA
- the pgsA gene encoding CDP-diacylglycerol--glycerol-3-phosphate 3-phosphatidyltransferase, with product MHINLPTWLTLFRVLLLPVMVVVFYWQFPGHNITAAIVFMLAAITDWLDGYLARRMNLTSAFGAFLDPVADKLMVAVTLFLLVETHRGGWPGILMAVTAAIIVGREISVSALREWMAEIGMRATVKVANIGKLKTAMQMVALVVLIVQHEKSAEALRLYHIGEGLLVIAGILTIWSGLYYLRAAWPSLQGDGAGRPLPRGED from the coding sequence ATGCACATCAACCTGCCCACCTGGCTGACCCTGTTTCGCGTCTTGCTGTTGCCGGTCATGGTGGTGGTGTTCTATTGGCAGTTTCCGGGGCACAACATCACCGCGGCCATTGTGTTCATGCTGGCCGCCATCACCGACTGGCTGGACGGTTACCTGGCCCGCCGCATGAATCTCACCTCGGCCTTCGGCGCCTTCCTGGACCCGGTTGCCGACAAGCTGATGGTGGCCGTGACCCTGTTCCTGCTGGTGGAAACCCATCGCGGTGGCTGGCCGGGCATTCTCATGGCGGTCACTGCGGCGATCATCGTGGGGCGCGAGATCAGCGTCTCGGCCCTGCGTGAATGGATGGCCGAGATCGGCATGCGCGCCACCGTGAAGGTGGCCAACATCGGCAAGCTCAAGACCGCCATGCAGATGGTGGCGCTGGTGGTGCTGATCGTGCAGCACGAAAAGAGCGCCGAAGCCCTGCGCCTGTATCACATCGGCGAAGGGCTGCTGGTGATCGCCGGCATCCTCACCATCTGGTCGGGCCTGTATTACCTGCGCGCCGCGTGGCCCAGCCTGCAGGGTGACGGGGCGGGCCGCCCCCTGCCGCGGGGCGAAGACTGA
- a CDS encoding RNA polymerase sigma factor, whose amino-acid sequence MTGAGAVHQEFEALLREHAGLLSRIAASYEADPALRDDLLQDMAFALWRALPTWRGEAPLRAFIARVAHNRGATHVIGEVRRPPGESLSGDWMASCAGPEGHAEQEQRRVRLQDAVRRLPVSLRQAVTLALEGFSHAEIAETLGISANSVGVRLHRAKAALHTVLGEGA is encoded by the coding sequence ATGACTGGGGCGGGGGCTGTACATCAGGAATTTGAGGCGCTGCTGCGGGAGCATGCAGGGCTGCTTTCGCGCATTGCCGCCAGTTACGAAGCGGATCCCGCCCTGCGTGACGATCTGCTGCAGGACATGGCGTTTGCCCTGTGGCGTGCGCTGCCCACGTGGCGGGGCGAGGCGCCGCTGCGGGCATTCATCGCCCGCGTGGCTCACAACCGTGGCGCCACGCATGTCATTGGCGAAGTGCGTCGCCCGCCGGGCGAATCGCTCAGTGGTGACTGGATGGCGTCGTGCGCTGGACCCGAAGGACATGCCGAGCAGGAGCAACGTCGCGTGCGCCTGCAGGATGCCGTGCGCCGCTTGCCCGTGTCACTGCGACAGGCCGTCACCCTGGCGCTTGAAGGGTTCAGCCATGCCGAGATTGCCGAAACGCTCGGTATCTCGGCCAACAGCGTGGGCGTGCGGCTCCATCGCGCCAAAGCCGCGTTGCATACCGTATTGGGAGAAGGCGCATGA
- the cycA gene encoding D-serine/D-alanine/glycine transporter, with product MQNHEPTVASGTPDHHLQRNLRNRHLQLIAIGGAIGTGLFMGSGKTISLAGPSVIFAYAIIGSVLFFMMRAMGELLLSNLHYKSFVDFNYDLLGPCAGFFTGWTYWFCWVVTGIADIAAITGYIQFWAPGVPLWLPGAVCIGLLLGLNLLTVKLFGEMEFWFALVKIIAIVALIAIGIVLIATGFTSPSGARAAVSNLWTNGGWFPHGGAGFMAAFQIAVFAFVGIELVGTASAEARDPEKTLPKAINSIPIRVIVFYVLALLVIMTVTPWDQVAPDRSPFVNLFMLIGIPIAASLINFVVLTSATSSANSGIYSTGRMLYGLSAGKLGPKPFARLSRNNVPANGLAYSCLLLFIGVFLLYQEGDVMKVFTIVTTISSICFIFVWSLIMIAYMRYRKMHPERHATSIFKMPGGVAMCWVVLAFFAFVLWVFGQKEDTLQGLIYTPVWFLCLAICYPFYRRQAIEHRKETH from the coding sequence ATGCAGAACCACGAACCGACCGTTGCGTCCGGCACGCCGGACCACCACCTGCAACGGAACCTGCGCAACCGCCACCTGCAGCTGATCGCCATTGGCGGCGCCATCGGCACCGGCCTGTTCATGGGTTCGGGCAAGACCATCAGCTTGGCCGGCCCATCGGTGATCTTCGCCTACGCCATCATCGGCAGCGTGCTGTTCTTCATGATGCGGGCGATGGGCGAGCTGCTGCTGTCCAACCTGCATTACAAGTCGTTCGTGGATTTCAACTACGACCTGCTCGGCCCCTGCGCGGGCTTCTTCACCGGCTGGACCTATTGGTTCTGCTGGGTGGTCACCGGTATCGCGGACATCGCCGCCATCACCGGCTACATCCAGTTCTGGGCGCCCGGCGTGCCGCTGTGGCTGCCCGGCGCGGTATGTATTGGCTTGTTGCTCGGCCTGAACCTGCTGACCGTGAAACTGTTCGGCGAAATGGAGTTCTGGTTCGCGCTGGTGAAGATCATCGCCATCGTGGCGTTGATCGCCATTGGCATCGTGCTGATCGCCACCGGGTTCACGTCGCCCTCCGGCGCCAGGGCCGCCGTGTCCAACCTGTGGACGAATGGCGGCTGGTTCCCGCATGGTGGCGCAGGCTTCATGGCGGCGTTCCAGATCGCCGTGTTCGCCTTCGTCGGCATCGAACTGGTCGGCACCGCCTCGGCGGAAGCGCGTGATCCGGAAAAGACCTTGCCCAAGGCGATCAACTCCATTCCCATCCGCGTGATCGTGTTCTACGTGCTCGCGCTGCTGGTGATCATGACGGTGACGCCGTGGGACCAGGTGGCGCCGGATCGCAGCCCGTTCGTGAACCTGTTCATGCTGATCGGCATTCCGATTGCCGCCAGCCTGATCAATTTCGTGGTGCTCACCTCGGCCACCTCGTCGGCGAACAGCGGCATCTACTCCACCGGGCGCATGCTCTACGGCCTTTCCGCCGGCAAGCTCGGCCCCAAGCCGTTCGCCCGCCTGAGCCGCAACAACGTGCCGGCCAACGGCCTTGCCTATTCCTGCCTGCTGCTCTTCATCGGCGTCTTCCTGCTCTATCAGGAAGGCGATGTCATGAAGGTCTTCACCATCGTCACCACGATCTCCAGCATCTGCTTCATCTTCGTGTGGTCGCTGATCATGATTGCGTACATGCGCTACCGGAAAATGCATCCGGAACGCCATGCCACGTCGATCTTCAAGATGCCCGGCGGCGTGGCCATGTGCTGGGTGGTGCTGGCCTTCTTCGCCTTCGTGCTGTGGGTGTTCGGACAGAAGGAGGACACCCTGCAAGGCCTGATCTACACCCCGGTATGGTTCCTGTGCCTTGCCATCTGCTATCCGTTCTACCGCAGGCAGGCGATCGAGCACCGCAAGGAAACGCACTGA
- a CDS encoding 2OG-Fe(II) oxygenase — protein sequence MQAILGDREGSALAPRMDGIDWVSVCADLDAYGRAILPGLINAPACLDMAASYGDASLYRSRVVMARHGFGRGEYQYFRYPLPALVQRLRSAFYPRLAPLANDWNARMGIDVRYPDTHADFLTRCHDAGQTRPTPLLLQYGAGDYNCLHQDLYGEHVFPLQVAILLSEPGRDFTGGEFVLTEQRPRMQSRADVVPLRQGDAVIFAVNQRPVAGSRGSYRVTMRHGVSRLHSGRRHTLGIIFHDAR from the coding sequence ATGCAGGCCATCCTCGGCGACAGGGAAGGCAGTGCGCTCGCGCCGCGTATGGATGGCATCGACTGGGTATCCGTCTGCGCCGATCTCGACGCGTACGGCCGCGCCATCCTTCCCGGCCTGATCAACGCACCGGCGTGCCTCGACATGGCCGCCAGCTACGGCGACGCCTCGCTGTATCGCAGTCGCGTCGTCATGGCACGCCACGGCTTCGGTCGCGGCGAGTACCAGTACTTCCGCTACCCCCTGCCCGCCCTCGTACAGCGACTGCGCAGCGCGTTCTATCCGCGGCTGGCCCCGCTGGCGAATGACTGGAATGCACGCATGGGCATCGATGTGCGCTATCCGGACACACACGCCGACTTCCTCACCCGTTGCCACGATGCTGGCCAGACACGGCCCACGCCCCTGCTGTTGCAGTACGGCGCAGGTGATTACAACTGCCTCCATCAGGACCTTTACGGCGAACACGTGTTCCCGCTGCAGGTGGCGATTCTGCTGTCGGAGCCGGGGCGCGATTTCACGGGCGGCGAATTCGTGCTGACCGAGCAGCGACCGCGCATGCAGTCACGTGCCGACGTGGTGCCGCTACGCCAGGGCGACGCGGTGATCTTCGCCGTGAACCAGCGCCCGGTCGCGGGCAGCCGCGGTTCGTACCGGGTGACCATGCGCCACGGCGTGAGTCGGCTGCACAGTGGCCGGCGTCACACCCTGGGCATCATTTTCCACGACGCCCGGTAG
- a CDS encoding DUF2058 domain-containing protein: MRNPLQEQLLKAGLAKKGKVDQVAREQAKQRQTKGGAAAPADKVDAQRLQAEKAERDRALAAERNAQAHARELAAQVRQIIDANKVKREGEISYRFNDGEAIHSILVNEMLRTQLAKGVLVIARAGENYELLPRAAAAKIRERDASVIVLDHGKPGDDAPVGEEDEFYNQDQFKVPDDLVW, translated from the coding sequence ATGCGTAACCCCCTGCAGGAACAACTTCTCAAGGCCGGCCTTGCCAAGAAGGGCAAAGTGGACCAGGTCGCCCGCGAGCAGGCCAAGCAGCGCCAGACCAAGGGCGGTGCCGCGGCGCCCGCCGACAAGGTCGATGCCCAGCGCCTGCAGGCGGAAAAGGCCGAGCGCGACCGCGCACTCGCTGCCGAACGCAACGCGCAGGCCCATGCACGCGAGCTCGCCGCGCAGGTGCGCCAGATCATCGATGCCAACAAGGTGAAGCGCGAGGGCGAGATCAGCTACCGCTTCAACGACGGCGAAGCGATCCACAGCATCCTGGTCAACGAGATGCTGCGCACCCAGCTTGCCAAAGGCGTGCTGGTGATTGCCCGTGCCGGCGAGAACTACGAGCTGCTGCCGCGTGCCGCCGCCGCGAAAATCCGCGAACGCGACGCGTCGGTCATCGTGCTGGATCACGGCAAGCCGGGCGACGATGCGCCGGTCGGCGAAGAAGACGAGTTCTACAACCAGGACCAGTTCAAGGTACCCGACGACCTGGTCTGGTGA
- a CDS encoding YidH family protein: MIPNFSDHSANERTYLAWVRTAISVMAFGFLLERFDIFLLFSMRAAERATEGLHTRASQWLGLGLLLVGALMIVGATLRFYHNRRAIQAAESTMYGDSWVARSMAVLLVLMAIFLTVYVARQIAALS; the protein is encoded by the coding sequence GTGATTCCGAATTTCTCCGATCATTCGGCCAACGAGCGCACCTACCTCGCGTGGGTCCGCACGGCGATCTCGGTGATGGCGTTCGGCTTCCTGCTGGAACGCTTCGACATCTTCCTGCTGTTTTCCATGCGTGCGGCGGAACGCGCGACGGAGGGCCTGCATACCCGCGCCTCGCAATGGCTGGGACTGGGCCTGCTGCTGGTGGGGGCGCTGATGATCGTGGGCGCTACGCTGCGCTTCTATCACAACCGCCGGGCGATCCAGGCGGCGGAATCGACCATGTACGGCGATTCGTGGGTGGCCCGTTCGATGGCCGTGCTGCTGGTGCTGATGGCCATTTTCCTGACCGTTTATGTGGCGAGGCAGATTGCGGCGTTGAGTTGA
- a CDS encoding acetyl-CoA C-acyltransferase gives MTKQVQDAYIVAATRTPVGKAPRGVFRNTRPDDMLAHVIRAVMAQAPGIDPHRIEDVIVGCAMPEAEQGMNVARIGALLAGLPYTVPGVTINRFCSSGVQAIAMAADRIQLGVADLMIAAGTESMSMVPMMGHKIAMNPAIFANKEDVAIAYGMGITAEKVAEQWKVTREQQDAFAVESHRRALAAIAAGEFKDEITPFQLDDHYPDLATRGITTDSRLIDTDEGPRAGTTLDVLGKLRTVFRNDKFGGSVTAGNSSQMSDGAGALLLASEKAIKEFNLTPIGRFVGYSVAGVKPEVMGIGPKEAIPKALKQVGLTKDQLDWIELNEAFAAQALAVIGDLGLDPAKVNPLGGAIALGHPLGATGAIRAATLLHGMRRRKQKYGMVTMCIGTGMGAAGVFEAL, from the coding sequence ATGACTAAGCAAGTGCAAGACGCCTACATCGTCGCAGCCACCCGCACGCCGGTCGGCAAGGCGCCGCGTGGCGTGTTCCGCAACACCCGCCCGGACGACATGCTCGCCCACGTGATCCGCGCCGTGATGGCGCAGGCGCCGGGCATTGACCCGCATCGCATCGAAGACGTGATCGTCGGCTGCGCCATGCCGGAAGCCGAGCAGGGCATGAACGTCGCCCGCATCGGCGCCCTGCTCGCCGGCCTGCCGTACACGGTGCCGGGCGTCACCATCAACCGCTTCTGCTCGTCCGGTGTGCAGGCCATTGCCATGGCCGCCGACCGCATCCAGCTCGGCGTGGCCGACCTGATGATCGCCGCCGGTACCGAGAGCATGAGCATGGTGCCCATGATGGGCCACAAGATCGCGATGAACCCCGCCATCTTCGCCAACAAGGAAGATGTCGCCATTGCCTACGGCATGGGCATCACCGCCGAGAAGGTGGCCGAACAGTGGAAGGTCACCCGCGAGCAGCAGGACGCCTTCGCCGTGGAAAGTCATCGCCGCGCGCTGGCCGCCATCGCCGCCGGCGAGTTCAAGGACGAGATCACCCCGTTCCAGCTTGACGACCACTACCCCGATCTCGCCACGCGTGGCATCACCACTGACAGCCGCCTGATCGACACCGACGAAGGCCCGCGCGCCGGCACCACGCTGGATGTGCTCGGCAAGCTGCGCACGGTGTTCCGCAACGACAAGTTCGGCGGCTCGGTGACGGCCGGCAACTCCTCGCAGATGTCCGACGGTGCCGGCGCCCTGCTGCTGGCCAGCGAGAAGGCGATCAAGGAGTTCAACCTCACCCCGATCGGCCGTTTCGTCGGTTACTCGGTGGCGGGCGTGAAGCCGGAAGTGATGGGCATCGGCCCGAAGGAAGCCATTCCGAAGGCGCTCAAGCAGGTTGGCCTCACCAAGGACCAACTGGACTGGATCGAGCTCAACGAAGCCTTCGCCGCGCAGGCGCTGGCGGTGATCGGCGACCTTGGCCTGGACCCGGCCAAGGTGAACCCGCTGGGCGGCGCCATCGCGCTGGGCCACCCGCTGGGTGCCACCGGCGCCATCCGCGCCGCCACCCTGCTTCACGGCATGCGCCGCCGCAAGCAGAAGTACGGCATGGTGACCATGTGCATCGGCACCGGCATGGGTGCGGCAGGCGTGTTCGAAGCGCTCTGA